Proteins encoded within one genomic window of Triticum aestivum cultivar Chinese Spring chromosome 2D, IWGSC CS RefSeq v2.1, whole genome shotgun sequence:
- the LOC123052234 gene encoding omega-6 fatty acid desaturase, chloroplastic has product MATASGLSAPLQLLSLRRAPAKNLSPRRAAAGALSGSLIVKRFSLCNGRSHHQFLPLKQRGRLQAAVLPVTPPLLDDEEKRKQMSEDYGFNQIGEQLPDNITLKDVMDTLPKEVFEIDDVKAWASVLISVTSYAFGLFLISKAPWYLLPVAWAWAGTAVTGFFVIGHDCAHKSFSRNKLVEDIVGTLAFLPLIYPYEPWRFKHDRHHAKTNMLVEDTAWQPVWQNEIESSSFLRKAIIFGYGPIRPWMSIAHWLMWHFDLKKFRPNELPRVKISLACVFAFMAIGWPLIILQSGIAGWFKFWFMPWMVYHFWMSTFTMVHHTAPHIPFKSSKEWNAAQAQLNGTVHCSYPRWIEILCHDINVHVPHHISPRIPSYNLRAAHDSIKQNWGKYINEASWNWRLMKTILTTCHVYDKERYYVSFDELVPEESQPIRFLKKFMPDYA; this is encoded by the exons GTTCACTTATTGTGAAGAGATTTTCTTTATGCAACGGGAGAAGTCATCACCAATTTTTACCATTGAAACAAAGGGGAAGGTTGCAAGCAGCAGTACTACCTGTTACTCCACCACTGCTTGATGATGAGGAAAAAAGGAAGCAAATGTCTGAAGATTATGGTTTCAATCAAATTGGAGAACAGCTACCAGATAACATTACTCTTAAAGATGTCATGGATACTCTGCCTaaagag GTATTTGAAATCGATGATGTAAAGGCTTGGGCATCTGTTCTGATATCAGTTACTTCATATGCTTTCGGTCTTTTCCTTATCTCAAAAGCTCCATGGTATCTTCTTCCCGTTGCTTGGGCATGGGCTGGTACAGCAGTGACTGGG TTTTTTGTCATAGGTCATGATTGTGCACATAAATCATTTTCAAGGAATAAGCTAGTGGAGGATATCGTTGGAACTCTAGCTTTCCTGCCATTAATTTACCCTTATGAACCTTGGAGGTTTAAGCATGACAGACATCACGCCAAGACAAATAT GTTAGTAGAAGATACTGCATGGCAACCTGTTTGGCAAAACGAAATTGAATCGTCTTCTTTCCTAAGGAAGGCAATTATATTTGGTTATGGTCCTATCAGGCCATGGATGTCTATTGCTCACTG GTTGATGTGGCACTTTGATCTAAAAAAATTCCGGCCAAATGAACTCCCTAGGGTGAAGATAAGTTTGGCGTGTGTCTTTGCATTCATGGCAATTGGATGGCCCCTAATCATTCTTCAATCAGGAATAGCTGGATGGTTCAAGTTCTGGTTCATGCCATGGATGGTTTATCACTTTTGG ATGAGCACCTTTACAATGGTGCATCACACTGCTCCTCATATACCTTTCAAATCATCAAAAGAGTGGAATGCTGCACAGGCGCAATTAAACGGCACAGTTCACTGTAGCTATCCTCGATG GATAGAGATCCTTTGCCATGACATAAATGTACACGTCCCGCACCATATTTCTCCAAGAATTCCAAGTTATAACCTTCGTGCTGCCCACGACTCCATTAAACAGAACTGGGGCAAG TATATCAATGAGGCCAGCTGGAATTGGCGGTTGATGAAGACAATATTGACTACATGCCATGTGTATGACAAAGAGAGATACTACGTTTCTTTTGACGAGCTCGTGCCTGAGGAATCTCAACCAATAAGATTCCTTAAGAAGTTCATGCCAGATTATGCTTGA